The genomic stretch TCTGTCGTGACTGCTCAGCACCGCCCGTACGGTCATACGTGCGACGCGTGCCGCGCGGGGGTCGTGGGGCAGGCGAAGGGCGTACACCCAGGTGTCGGGCAGGGATACGGTGCCCATGGAAACCTCCGACGAGAGAAAGGACTTCGGGCTCGCTCAACACTCCGCCCGGCGGTGGCTCTGCCTGGGAGGTGCGCTTCCGGCTTATGGGTGAAGGGAGTTGGGCGGTACGTGATTACCGTAGAGCAGATGGTTAGATGCATCTAACGGAATACGTGAGATGAGTCCACTCTTCACTCGTGTGAGGGAGCGTTGCGCCGCGTCGCGGCCAGGAAGGAGACACTGTGCCGCCCACCAACAGCCCTACGCTCCGGCAGCGACGGCTGGGCGCAGAGTTGCGCAAACTTCGTGAGCGGGCAGGGCTCACCGCCACCGGCGCGGCCGAACTGCTGGGCGTCAACCAGGCGCGCGTCAGCATGATTGAGACCGGCCGCACGCCCATCAGCGCCGATCGGGTGCGCTCCATGGCGCACGTCTACGACTGCGCAGACGGAGAGCTGATCGACGCCCTCGCCACGATGACGGGAAGACGCGTCCGCGGTTGGTGGGAGGAATACCGCGAGCACGTGCCGATCGCTCTGGTCGATCTCGCCGAGCTGGAGCATCACGCCTCCGCACTGCGGGTGGCCCTCATGATGCATATCCCGGCATTGCTCCAGACGGCCGACCACGCCCGTGCTGTCTTCCAGTCAGCGGCTCCGCCGATGCGCCAGTACGAGATCGAACACCGCCTTACGCACCGGTTGAAGCGGCAGGGCGTTCTGCACCGGACGGATCCGCCCCCGTACACGGCGATCATCCATGAAGCTGCACTCCGCATGAACTTCGGCGGCTCCGCCGTAGCGCGTGGCCAGCTCAAGCACCTGCGCGAAATGAGTGAACTGCCGCACATCACCGTGCGCGTGATCGCTTTCGGCGCGGATCAGTTCCCGACCACTGGCCAGCCCGTCGACTACGTCGAGGGCCCTGTCCCGCAGCTCGACACCGTCCAGTTGGACTCGCACCACGGCGCCTGCGAATTCATCGATGCCGAGGCCCAGTTGAACAAGTACCGGGCGGTGCTGAACCGCATGGAGGCCTGCGCACTCAAGCCCGCTGAGACGCGCGACTTCATCCACACCCGCATCCAGGACCTATGAAGGAGTAACGATGCCGATCCTCCGCTGGCGGAAGTCGACCTACAGCCCCGACGGCTCGAACTGTGTCGAGATAGCCACCACACCCTCAGCTGTCCGCATCCGTGACTCGAAGAACAGCACCGGCCCTCAGCTCATGGTCACCCCCCACGCTTGGGCGCACTTCCTGCCGTTCGCCACCGAAGCGTAGAAGTTCGCGCAAGTTCGTGGTGGTGGAAGCCTCCTGGCCCGCAAGCTCATCCCCAGTGATCGCCCACCACGGTCGAAGGAGGCCAAGCATGGTGTTGCGCAAGCTGGGAAAGGACCCCGAGAGTCCGGAAGGCAAGTCGCCGACCGTGTACCTGGACGACGAGAAGGACACCTACTTGGTCCAGGGCTGGAAGGTGGCCGATAAGGACAGGCGCTCGCAGTTGGATCTCCCCGTTCACGAAGACGTCGTAGAGATCCCCCGACGCATGGTGCAGTTCTTCCTGGAGGTGAACAGTGGTGGCGATGCTGACGCTTGAGGAGCGGCTTCGGCGCTGCACCCGTGCCGCCGTGCACCTGGAGATGCGCGACGGATACATGCGCTCAGATCCCCGGTTCGTAGCCTGGCAGCAGGGTGTCAGGAACGACTCGGCTGACAGCGACCCGGAGCGCCGTCCGTGGCTGCGGCTGGTCGCCGACCTGGTGGCCCAGGGAGTCGAGGTGCGCAGGGCGCGGATCGTGTCGGAGCCGGTCTCGGACTACATCAGGTTCGAGCACCACCTGACCGGCCCCACCGTGTCGGCGGGCGAGCAAGTTCGCTGGCTGTCTCGCAGGCGTGCTTCCGGGCTCGCCCTGCCGGGCAACGACTTCTGGCTCTTCGATGACAGCTCGGTGGTCTTCCACCATTTCGCCGGAGACGGCGAACTCGCCCCGGACGACGAGGAGTTCACCGACGATCCGGCGGTCGTGAAACTCTGCGCGAGCGCGTTCGACTCCGTCTGGTCCCTGGCAGTGCCGCACGCGGACTACCAGCTAACCTGATCCACCATCCTCAGCGTGACCTCATCCAGCGTCAAGCAAGCACGGCAAGCCCTCGGCCGGCGTCTGCGCGAGATCCGCAAGGACGCCGGCCTCACGGCTCGGGAGCTGGCACGGCGCGCCGGCTGGCACGAGTCCAAGTGCTCGCGCCTTGAGAACGGGCACACACCGCCGTCCGATGCTGACATCCGCACGTACACAGCCCACTGTGCTGCCCACGAACAGACAGCTGACCTCATTGCCACAGCGCGCGGCATAGAAGGTGCGTACATTCAGTGGCGGCGCATGGAGCGGGCGGGCCTGAAGCGCGTCCAGCAATCAGTAGCGCCTCTGTTCGAGCGCACGCGCCGCTTTCGCGGCTACCAGCCGTGGGTGATCCCGGGCCTGCTCCAATCTGCGGCGTATACGCGAGCTGTACTGAGCACCGTGGCGCATCTGCGGGACGTGCCCGACGACATCGACGAGGCCGTAGCCGTCCGCATGGATCGCCAGCGCATCCTGCACTCCGGCGACCACAGATTCGCGATGCTCGTCGAGGAGTGGGTGCTGCGCACGGTCATCGGCGACAGCGACACCATGGCCGGAGCACTTGGCCATCTCATCTCCGTCGCTTCGCTGCCCTCGGTCAGCCTGGGCGTCATTCCCCTCGGAACGCCCCGGGGAGCTGGATGGCCCGTCGAGTCGTTCACCATGTACGACGACGCGCAGGTCAACGTGGAACTTGTCTCCGCTCACCTGACAGTCACGCAGCCCGGCGAGATCGCCGAATACACCAAGGTGTTCGCGGAGCTGTCAGGCATCGCTGTGTACGGCGCACAGGCCAGATCGCTCATCACCGCCGCCATCGATGCCTTCGGGTAACCGCCGCGCAAGTCCGTAGAAGCTCGTGGCCCCCAAGCCGCCACCGCTCCAGCCTGGGCACCGTGGCAAGAGACCGGCAGACCTTCCCCTCCCCGCGTCCCGTTGATCTTCCGATCGGCTTCAACGCCTGGCTCCTGGACTGCGCTCCTGTCGCTGGCTGCGACACCTGCCGGTCCGAGTGGCAGCGTCTCAACGAGGCCAAGGGGCTGGGCAACATCACCCAGGCCGCCAAGCACGCCACGAACATCCGCGATCACGCCTCTGGGGCCCACTGATGACGATGGACATGCAGTCGTACAGGGACAGCCGCAAGCAAGCCGTCGCCCTGCGACACGGCCGGGACCTCGTGTCGCCCAAGCTGTTCGCGAGGCTGGCGGTGTGCCGAGGAGTACGGGTACGAGAGGTCCATGGCCGAGCGGATCATGAACGAGGCCATCACCCTGTGCTATGTGATGGGCAGCACCCACGCGGGCGACGTCATGGCCCCGAGCAAGGCCGTGGACCCCGGCTGGCACACGTTCATGCTCCACACCGAGGACTACGCCGACTGGTGCGCCGAGAACTTCGGCTACTTCCTGCACCACCGGCCGAACAGCAAGGTCCGCACGCAGGGCCTCATGGTCGATGTCGTCGGGCGCATCAAGGCCGAGGGCTTCGCGGTCGACGAGCGTCTCTGGAGCACCGCGGCGGAGTGCAACGCGCCGACATGCTGCGGCGACGGCCCCTGCTGTTGATACGGGCCACCGTCAGTGCCAGCCGCTAGTGTCCGGCCCTCACGGTCCGGGACTCTAGGTGCAAACAGGGAGTTTCATGGCAACTGCCGAAGGAACCAAGGGCCGCGGGCGGGTAACCGTCTTCTCCGTGTTCGGGCCCGTCTTCGGTTACGCGACCACCCTCGTGGATGACCAGCAGCTCGCCTACGTGGGGCCGCTGACCCCCGGTGTCGGGTGGCGTCTGCTCTGGAGGATGGCGGAGCGGTGCCACAACGACGGGGCTACGGAAACCAGAAAGGCCGAGTGGATCGTCTCGCAGGCATCCCGGGCGTTCATCTGCGGCAGCGGCGTTGTCGTGAAGCTCTCCGACGCTGACTGGGTGATGGAGCCCGGGGGATGGCTCGTGGAGCTTGGCGGCTCCTGGTGCAACCAGGACGTGCTGGTCACCGGCAATCTCACGGTGCCGGCACTTGCCGCTGAGCAGATCGCCCCGAAACACACCTACTACCCGCAGTACGTGGACTGAGCCCCCATGAGACGCCCCGGCCATCCCTCATGGGGGATGGCCGGGGCGGGCTCGCCTTTCAGCCTGCCGAGACGGGTGGGCGGAGGGAAAAGAAAGGGGGTTACAACACCGTCAGCTTGAGGAGGCCCAGGGCCAGGGCAGCGACCAGGGCCGCTGCCGGCATCGTGATGAACCAGCCCAGGACGATGTTCTTGGCCACGCCCCAGCGGACGGCGTTGAGGCGCTTGGTCGCGCCCACGCCCATGATGGCCGAGGTGATGACGTGGGTCGTGGAGATCGGCGCCTTGAAGAGGAACGCCGTGCCGAACATGATCGAGGCGCCGGTGGCCTCCGCGGCGAAGCCCTGCGGGGGGTCCAGTTCGATGATCTTGCGGCCCAGGGTGCGCATGATGCGCCAGCCGCCCGCGTAGGTGCCCAGGGACAGCATGATCGCCGAGACCAGCTTCACCCAGACCGGGATCGGGTCGCCGAACGTCTCATGGCCGGAAATCACCAGTGCCATCACGACCACGCCCATGGTCTTCTGCGCGTCCTGGAGACCGTGACCGAGGGCCATTCCGGCGGCCGAAACCGTTTGCGCGATGCGGAAGCCCCGCTTCGCCTTGTGCGGGTTGGCGCGGCGGAACAGCCACATGATGGCCAGCATGACCAGGTAGCCGACGACCAGACCCACCACCGGGGACAGGAACATCGGGATGATGACCTTGTCCACCACGCCGTTCCAGTGGACCGCCGTACCGCCCGCCAGGGCCGCCCCCACCAGGCCGCCGAACAAGGCGTGGGAGGAGGAGGACGGGAGGCCGAAGTACCAGGTGATCAAGTTCCAGGCGATGGCGCCTACCAGGGCGGCGAAGAGGATGCCCATCCCCGTGGAGCCGGAGGGGGTCGCGATCAAGCCCTCGCTGACCGTCTTGGCGACGCCCGAGCCCAGGAAGGCACCGGCGAGGTTCATCACCGCCGCCATGGCGAGAGCCGCCCGCGGGGTCAGCGCCCGCGTCGACACCGACGTGGCGATTGCGTTCGCCGAGTCGTGGAAGCCGTTCGTATACGTGAAGAAGAGCGCGACCGCGATGGTCACGATCAGGGCGAAGGTGTCCATCGACGCCTCAGGACTCCTTGACGGCGATGGTCTCCACCGTGTTCGCCACGTGCTCGAACGCGTCCGCCGCCTCTTCCAGGACGTCCACGATCTGCTTGAGTTTGAGCACCTCGATCGCGTCGTACTTGCCGTTGAAGAGGTGGGCCAGCAGCTTGCGGTGGATCTGGTCCGCCTGGTTCTCCAGACGGTTGACCTCGATCCAGTACTCGGTGAGGTTGTCCAGCGTGCGCAGGTGCGGCATCGCCTCCGCCGTCAGCTCGGCCGCCCGGGCCAGCACCTCGATCTGCTGCTCGACACCCTTCGGCAGTTCCTCGATGTTGTAGAGGACGACCAGGTCGACGGCCTCCTCCATGAAGTCCATGATGTCGTCGAGGGAAGATGCGAGGGAGTAGATGTCCTCGCGGTCGAACGGCGTGATGAACGAGGAGTTCAGCTGGTGGAAGATCGCATGCGTGGCGTCGTCACCTGCGTGTTCCGCGGCCCGCATACGCTCTGCGATCTCGGCTCGGGCAGGTGCGTCCGCCCCGAGCAGTTCCATCAGGAGTTTCGAGCCGGTGACGATGTTGTCCGCGGATGCGGCGAACATGTCGTAGAAGCTCGTCTCCCTGGGGGTCAGACGAAAGCGCACGTGGGGTCCTCGGGGTGCTTCGGTTTCGGTCAGGCTGATGCTAGGCGCATCATCCGGCCACGGCTATCGGGCCGCATCCCAGTGTCGCCCATCGGGCAGAGTGATCAGCACGGGGGCGCACCAAGGGCTCCTTACCCCGCAAAGTTCGTTACCATATACCCACCAGGGGTATCTATTACCGGCTCGTACCGAGATGGAGGCTCGCGATGACGACGACCGAGGCCGGCGCCACGGCACCCTCCGAGACCGCGAGTGAGCCCGCGCACACCACGCACGGGTATCACAAGCAGAAGGACGAGCACCTCAAGCGGCTGCGCCGGATCGAGGGGCAGATCCGCGGGTTGCAGCGGATGGTCGACGAGGACACGTACTGCATCGACATACTCACCCAGGTCTCCGCCTCCACCAAGGCGCTGCAGTCCTTCGCGCTGCAGCTGCTGGAGGAGCATCTGCGGCACTGTGTGGCCGACGCGGCTCTCAAGGGTGGCGACGAGATCGACACGAAGGTGGACGAGGCGACGAAGGCGATCGGCCGCCTGCTGCGGTCCTGACCTCGTCTGTCAGGAATCCCGTCATTCCCGTTCCTCGGCCACCCGCAGCACCTCGTCGATGCTCTCCAGGCTGAGCCGGTCCTCGGCCTCGGAGGCCGCGATGATCAGCTCTCCGCACAGCTCGATCTCGGCGAGGGCCACGTGGTCCTGCACCGCCGTACCGCCGACCGGAGCCACTCGCCTCACCTCTTTTCCACAGTCACCCACTTCCTAGAGTAGGCAGCGCCCTACAGGCCGCGCATGGCACGGACGGGCTACTTACGGGGTGGCACCCAGGACTAGTGCCCCGGCCGGTGCCCGTCCTTCGCGCTGTCGGCCTTCGCGCTGTCGGCCTTCGCGCCGCCGTCCTTCGGGCCGCCGTCCTCGGCGATACGGCCCGCGTAGATGTCCGCCGGGCGCGGCAGCCGTACGTCGGCGGGGGCGCCGAAGTCGTACAGCAGTGTTGTCGAGGCGACCGCCACGGGGGTCTGCTGCCGGCCGTTGACGAAGCTGAAGCGCTGCCTGAGCTTGCGGATACGGCCCTGGTCGTCGAGATAGGCGTCGAACGGAACCTCGGCCGTGGCGAACCCTTTCGCCGCCGCGGCCAGTGC from Streptomyces roseochromogenus subsp. oscitans DS 12.976 encodes the following:
- a CDS encoding DUF47 domain-containing protein; translation: MRFRLTPRETSFYDMFAASADNIVTGSKLLMELLGADAPARAEIAERMRAAEHAGDDATHAIFHQLNSSFITPFDREDIYSLASSLDDIMDFMEEAVDLVVLYNIEELPKGVEQQIEVLARAAELTAEAMPHLRTLDNLTEYWIEVNRLENQADQIHRKLLAHLFNGKYDAIEVLKLKQIVDVLEEAADAFEHVANTVETIAVKES
- a CDS encoding DUF397 domain-containing protein, producing the protein MPILRWRKSTYSPDGSNCVEIATTPSAVRIRDSKNSTGPQLMVTPHAWAHFLPFATEA
- a CDS encoding DUF6879 family protein yields the protein MLTLEERLRRCTRAAVHLEMRDGYMRSDPRFVAWQQGVRNDSADSDPERRPWLRLVADLVAQGVEVRRARIVSEPVSDYIRFEHHLTGPTVSAGEQVRWLSRRRASGLALPGNDFWLFDDSSVVFHHFAGDGELAPDDEEFTDDPAVVKLCASAFDSVWSLAVPHADYQLT
- a CDS encoding helix-turn-helix domain-containing protein, translated to MPPTNSPTLRQRRLGAELRKLRERAGLTATGAAELLGVNQARVSMIETGRTPISADRVRSMAHVYDCADGELIDALATMTGRRVRGWWEEYREHVPIALVDLAELEHHASALRVALMMHIPALLQTADHARAVFQSAAPPMRQYEIEHRLTHRLKRQGVLHRTDPPPYTAIIHEAALRMNFGGSAVARGQLKHLREMSELPHITVRVIAFGADQFPTTGQPVDYVEGPVPQLDTVQLDSHHGACEFIDAEAQLNKYRAVLNRMEACALKPAETRDFIHTRIQDL
- a CDS encoding metal-sensitive transcriptional regulator; translation: MTTTEAGATAPSETASEPAHTTHGYHKQKDEHLKRLRRIEGQIRGLQRMVDEDTYCIDILTQVSASTKALQSFALQLLEEHLRHCVADAALKGGDEIDTKVDEATKAIGRLLRS
- a CDS encoding helix-turn-helix domain-containing protein — its product is MLSVTSSSVKQARQALGRRLREIRKDAGLTARELARRAGWHESKCSRLENGHTPPSDADIRTYTAHCAAHEQTADLIATARGIEGAYIQWRRMERAGLKRVQQSVAPLFERTRRFRGYQPWVIPGLLQSAAYTRAVLSTVAHLRDVPDDIDEAVAVRMDRQRILHSGDHRFAMLVEEWVLRTVIGDSDTMAGALGHLISVASLPSVSLGVIPLGTPRGAGWPVESFTMYDDAQVNVELVSAHLTVTQPGEIAEYTKVFAELSGIAVYGAQARSLITAAIDAFG
- a CDS encoding inorganic phosphate transporter, which gives rise to MDTFALIVTIAVALFFTYTNGFHDSANAIATSVSTRALTPRAALAMAAVMNLAGAFLGSGVAKTVSEGLIATPSGSTGMGILFAALVGAIAWNLITWYFGLPSSSSHALFGGLVGAALAGGTAVHWNGVVDKVIIPMFLSPVVGLVVGYLVMLAIMWLFRRANPHKAKRGFRIAQTVSAAGMALGHGLQDAQKTMGVVVMALVISGHETFGDPIPVWVKLVSAIMLSLGTYAGGWRIMRTLGRKIIELDPPQGFAAEATGASIMFGTAFLFKAPISTTHVITSAIMGVGATKRLNAVRWGVAKNIVLGWFITMPAAALVAALALGLLKLTVL